A portion of the Bacillus thuringiensis genome contains these proteins:
- a CDS encoding peptide ABC transporter substrate-binding protein, which produces MKKFLLFVIMTVLAITSVACGKKETQKASAGKGEGDRLVTNISSDPYTLDSAIATDSTSGYIIGQLFSSLYTQDSDGKYQNELAEKEEVNADGTEYTIHLKKDIKWSDGSPITANDFEFAWKRLLNPKTGSMNATEMYFIKGAEAYNTGKGEEGQVGIQVVDPQTLKVTLEHPVASIKQKLASSLFIPLAKKSIDDNNKLKTDPKELITNGPFTLKEWKHNQAITVQKNKEYYDKKVTLKEIEFRIIPDSKTAYQLFKSKELDLLSGLPQEMIEKEKGNKEYKRVAGFSSYIYSFNVEKEPFTNAKVRKAFSLAVDRKFIVEKLYKNNAQEAYAFVPEGAKTQSGRDFRKEKGDYVKFDPAEAKKLLEEGMKEQGWSTLPEVTLKFTTDTQHKKVAEAMQEMFKKNLGVDIKLENKEWKSYIDTYKQSDFQLAYMGWGGSLLDPITKLDLYAGDGPNNYAKWHNKEFDALVKEAKVEQNEDKRFDLLHKAEDIMFTDSPLIPIIFPSASYLQKPSVSGVQFIIGSSPELRYAKIKK; this is translated from the coding sequence ATGAAGAAGTTTTTACTGTTTGTCATTATGACTGTTTTAGCGATTACTTCGGTCGCTTGCGGTAAGAAAGAGACGCAAAAGGCGAGTGCCGGTAAGGGAGAAGGAGATCGATTAGTAACGAATATTAGTAGTGATCCATATACACTTGATTCTGCTATTGCAACAGATAGCACGTCAGGTTATATAATTGGGCAGTTGTTTTCAAGTTTATATACGCAAGATAGTGATGGGAAATATCAAAATGAATTAGCAGAGAAAGAAGAAGTAAATGCTGATGGAACTGAATATACAATCCATTTGAAGAAAGATATTAAATGGTCAGATGGTTCTCCTATTACGGCAAATGATTTTGAATTTGCATGGAAGCGATTGTTAAATCCGAAAACGGGTTCTATGAATGCGACAGAAATGTATTTCATTAAAGGGGCAGAGGCATATAATACTGGAAAAGGTGAAGAGGGACAAGTTGGTATTCAAGTCGTTGATCCTCAAACATTAAAGGTAACTCTTGAACATCCAGTTGCTTCTATTAAACAAAAATTAGCAAGCTCATTATTTATTCCATTAGCTAAAAAGTCGATTGATGATAATAATAAATTAAAAACAGATCCAAAAGAGTTAATTACGAATGGACCATTCACGTTAAAAGAGTGGAAGCATAACCAGGCTATTACAGTACAAAAAAATAAAGAATACTACGATAAAAAGGTAACTCTAAAAGAAATTGAGTTTCGTATTATTCCAGACTCTAAAACAGCGTATCAATTATTTAAATCAAAAGAATTAGATTTACTAAGTGGTTTACCACAAGAGATGATTGAAAAAGAAAAAGGAAATAAAGAATATAAGCGTGTTGCAGGATTCTCATCTTATATTTATTCGTTTAACGTAGAAAAAGAGCCGTTTACAAATGCGAAGGTACGTAAAGCATTTTCATTAGCGGTTGATCGTAAATTTATCGTTGAAAAATTGTATAAAAATAATGCGCAAGAAGCATATGCATTCGTTCCAGAAGGAGCAAAAACACAAAGTGGTCGTGATTTCCGTAAAGAAAAAGGTGATTATGTTAAATTTGATCCAGCAGAAGCGAAAAAATTACTAGAAGAAGGTATGAAAGAACAAGGGTGGTCTACATTACCTGAAGTAACATTAAAATTCACTACAGATACACAACATAAAAAAGTAGCAGAAGCAATGCAAGAAATGTTTAAGAAAAATCTTGGCGTAGATATTAAATTAGAAAATAAAGAGTGGAAGAGTTACATCGACACATACAAGCAAAGTGATTTCCAATTAGCTTATATGGGATGGGGCGGCTCTTTATTAGATCCAATTACTAAACTAGATTTATATGCAGGTGATGGTCCGAATAACTATGCAAAATGGCATAATAAAGAATTTGACGCTTTAGTAAAAGAAGCAAAAGTTGAACAAAACGAAGATAAGCGTTTTGACTTATTGCATAAAGCGGAAGATATTATGTTTACAGATTCACCATTAATCCCAATTATTTTCCCAAGTGCTTCATATTTACAAAAACCATCAGTATCTGGTGTTCAGTTCATTATCGGTTCTAGTCCAGAACTAAGATACGCAAAAATTAAAAAATAA
- a CDS encoding YusW family protein: MRILLSVLLALMLVPALTGCKAPAKEDTTSNKKTTEEAKNEAPADLKLNFNEFDLKADYQDTKKDYEADYKNVAADKKMEAKIEDHKADVKLTGDEAITKLSPLLQELKFDKDTPDQEVIDQVANVFKLDKDYQKFDLEVVFSDGTKKEYKREIK, from the coding sequence ATGAGAATTTTACTATCAGTTTTATTAGCTCTTATGCTAGTACCTGCATTAACAGGATGTAAAGCTCCTGCAAAGGAAGACACGACTTCTAATAAAAAGACTACAGAAGAGGCAAAGAATGAAGCCCCTGCTGATTTAAAACTAAATTTCAATGAATTCGATTTAAAGGCAGACTACCAAGATACTAAGAAAGACTACGAAGCAGACTATAAAAATGTAGCAGCTGATAAAAAAATGGAAGCAAAAATTGAAGATCATAAAGCAGATGTAAAATTAACAGGAGATGAGGCTATCACAAAATTAAGCCCACTTCTACAAGAATTAAAATTTGATAAAGATACTCCTGACCAAGAAGTAATCGATCAAGTAGCGAACGTGTTCAAACTTGATAAAGACTACCAAAAATTCGATTTAGAAGTTGTCTTCTCTGATGGAACGAAAAAAGAATACAAAAGAGAAATAAAATAA
- a CDS encoding helix-turn-helix transcriptional regulator, translated as MHEEYKEIIKKSIEYIENHLHEELTTERVASRSAVSMYHFHRIFQRYIGMSVTDYIRKRRLTHAAQALVSTERPVIDIAMQYGFSSQEAFTRAFKRMFQLPPKKYRKYFQSFYIERGEGVSMQKGIPKGWILSGSHPAEYEMGLDYEVVHQGKVSAYIKAKENVTHGGFSTLMQMFRADKYVGKRLRFTAFVKSESVRDWAGLWMRVDGKDTEPLAMDNMQNRPIKNTNNWQSYSVVLDIKEGALGIAFGVLLSGEGCVWLDSIRFDEVDGKIPSTDLAENFYETLLEEPVNLQFEEIEK; from the coding sequence ATGCATGAAGAATATAAAGAGATAATAAAAAAATCAATTGAATATATAGAGAATCACTTACATGAGGAGCTTACAACAGAAAGAGTGGCATCTCGCAGTGCGGTATCGATGTACCATTTTCATCGTATTTTTCAAAGGTATATTGGGATGAGTGTAACGGATTATATTCGAAAGAGAAGATTAACTCATGCTGCACAGGCTTTAGTATCGACTGAAAGACCTGTTATTGATATTGCAATGCAATATGGTTTTTCCTCACAAGAGGCCTTTACGAGAGCTTTTAAAAGAATGTTTCAATTGCCACCAAAGAAATATCGAAAGTACTTCCAGTCATTTTATATAGAAAGAGGAGAGGGTGTTTCAATGCAAAAAGGTATACCGAAAGGATGGATCTTAAGTGGAAGTCATCCTGCTGAATATGAGATGGGTTTAGATTATGAAGTTGTCCATCAAGGGAAAGTATCTGCATACATAAAAGCAAAAGAGAATGTTACGCATGGAGGATTTTCAACATTAATGCAAATGTTCCGAGCAGATAAATATGTAGGGAAGAGATTACGTTTTACAGCGTTTGTTAAGAGTGAAAGCGTAAGAGATTGGGCAGGATTGTGGATGCGAGTAGATGGAAAAGATACAGAACCGCTCGCTATGGATAATATGCAAAATCGCCCCATTAAAAATACGAATAACTGGCAATCGTACTCGGTTGTATTAGATATAAAAGAAGGAGCGCTTGGTATTGCATTTGGTGTTTTATTATCAGGAGAAGGTTGTGTGTGGCTAGATAGTATTCGATTTGATGAAGTGGATGGAAAAATTCCTTCAACAGATTTGGCTGAAAACTTTTATGAAACACTCCTAGAAGAGCCGGTAAATCTGCAATTTGAAGAGATAGAAAAGTAA
- a CDS encoding peptide ABC transporter substrate-binding protein: MKKKVVPVVASVLGASLLLTACGGNKDNASGAKANDKIPDKQAINLSFASEIPTMDVAKATDGESMNVMRNVFEGLYAMGEDNKPIPGVAESVDISPDKTKYTFHLRDSKWSNGTPVTAKDFVFAWQRAVNPDTAAEYAFLFFDIKNAKQINQKQLPVDQLGIKAVDDKTLEVQLDRPVPYFLSLTTFSTFLPINEDYLKSQGNKYGLETNHLIYNGAFTLDNWKHEQSFQLKKNPNYWDAKTVKLEEINFNVVKDKSTEVNLYDSGQIDRVALTAEFVDKYKGDPNFKERAEVGIQFLRLNQKNETLKNQHARLAINGAMNKKAYVETILNNGAVPAEGMVPAKFAKSPDGNDFRKENGNLVKDDVKTAKENWKKAKQELGTDKVTIELLTSDNALAKKTGEYLKGELEKNLDGLTVNLKPQPRKQQLKLLLSGDYEIGIDGWGPDFADPITFLDLFTTDSAYNFDKYSNKEYDELIHKVKTDLAGDEKARFEAMKQAEKILLQDGAVAPLYQQGRSYLQRSFIKGLVTTDFGGEFNYKWTEVAK, encoded by the coding sequence ATGAAGAAAAAAGTTGTACCTGTTGTTGCATCTGTTTTAGGGGCAAGTCTATTACTAACTGCTTGTGGGGGAAATAAAGATAATGCAAGCGGAGCGAAAGCAAACGATAAAATACCTGATAAACAGGCAATTAACTTATCATTCGCTTCAGAAATTCCAACAATGGATGTTGCAAAAGCAACGGATGGGGAATCCATGAATGTAATGCGAAATGTTTTTGAAGGTTTATATGCAATGGGAGAAGATAATAAACCGATTCCTGGTGTTGCTGAGTCGGTCGACATTAGTCCCGATAAAACAAAATATACATTCCATCTGCGTGATTCAAAATGGTCAAACGGTACTCCTGTTACAGCAAAGGACTTCGTCTTCGCTTGGCAACGTGCCGTAAATCCTGATACAGCAGCTGAATATGCATTCTTATTCTTCGATATAAAGAATGCGAAACAAATAAACCAAAAACAATTACCGGTTGATCAATTAGGTATTAAAGCTGTTGATGACAAAACTTTAGAAGTACAACTAGACCGTCCTGTTCCTTACTTCTTAAGCTTAACGACATTCTCAACATTCTTACCAATTAATGAAGATTACTTAAAGTCTCAAGGCAATAAATACGGTTTAGAAACAAATCATTTAATTTACAACGGTGCTTTCACATTAGATAACTGGAAACATGAGCAAAGCTTCCAATTGAAGAAGAATCCTAACTATTGGGATGCTAAAACTGTAAAATTAGAAGAAATCAACTTCAATGTCGTTAAAGATAAGTCTACAGAAGTTAACTTATATGATTCAGGACAAATTGATCGCGTTGCTTTAACTGCGGAGTTTGTTGATAAATATAAGGGCGATCCAAACTTCAAAGAACGCGCTGAAGTTGGCATTCAATTTTTACGACTAAATCAAAAAAATGAAACATTAAAAAATCAACATGCACGCCTTGCTATTAACGGAGCAATGAATAAGAAAGCATACGTAGAAACAATTTTAAATAACGGTGCTGTTCCAGCTGAAGGAATGGTTCCTGCGAAATTTGCAAAAAGTCCTGATGGCAACGACTTCCGTAAAGAAAATGGAAATCTAGTGAAAGATGATGTGAAAACAGCGAAAGAAAACTGGAAAAAAGCGAAGCAAGAACTTGGTACTGACAAAGTAACAATTGAACTCTTAACAAGTGATAATGCTTTAGCTAAAAAGACTGGTGAATATTTAAAAGGTGAACTAGAAAAGAACTTAGATGGATTAACAGTGAATTTAAAACCACAACCACGTAAACAGCAGTTAAAACTACTGTTAAGTGGTGACTATGAAATTGGTATTGATGGCTGGGGCCCTGACTTCGCTGATCCAATTACATTCTTAGATTTATTTACAACAGATAGTGCTTATAACTTCGATAAATACTCTAACAAAGAGTACGATGAGCTCATTCATAAAGTGAAAACAGATTTAGCTGGCGATGAAAAAGCACGCTTTGAAGCAATGAAGCAAGCTGAAAAAATTCTATTACAAGACGGCGCTGTCGCTCCTTTATACCAACAAGGTCGTTCTTACTTACAACGCTCTTTCATTAAAGGACTTGTAACAACTGACTTCGGCGGTGAATTTAACTACAAGTGGACAGAAGTTGCAAAATAA
- a CDS encoding peptide ABC transporter substrate-binding protein, producing the protein MKKKFVPGIASVVGVSILLTGCGSYKNEASGANAKDEAPSKQVLNLSSPTEIRTMDTARATDTDSGQVMRNVFEGLYNLGEGNKPVPGVAKSHEVSGDKTKYTFHLRDSKWSNGTPVTAKDFVFAWQRAVDPATASEYAFLFFDIKNATKINNKELPADQLGVKAVDDHTFEVELERPVPYFISLTAFPTFLPINEEFFKAQGDKYALEDNTILYNGAFTLSDWKHEQSFKFKKNPTYWDKDTVKLEEINFNVVKEKSTEVNLFESKQLDRIKLTSDFVDKYKKDANFKERPNVGVQFLRMNQQNKVLQNVSARQAIDQTIDRKSFVNTLLNDGSTPTFGLVPKNFAKGPEGKDFRTANGDLTKVDTKSAQKLWEKAKQELGSEKITLELLTSDADLDKKTGEFLKGQLEKNLDGLTVNIKPQPRKQQVSLLLKGDYEIGIDGWSPDFADPITFLELFTTNNPYNLDHYSSKEFDETIAKVKTTLAGDEKARWEALLESEKILFKDTVIAPLYQKGESYLERSYVKGIVQVDFAGQLNFKWAKIEK; encoded by the coding sequence ATGAAAAAGAAGTTTGTACCCGGTATTGCATCAGTTGTAGGAGTAAGTATTTTATTAACTGGTTGCGGTAGTTATAAAAACGAAGCAAGCGGAGCAAATGCAAAAGACGAGGCACCTAGTAAACAGGTTTTAAATTTATCTTCACCTACTGAAATACGAACAATGGATACGGCCCGTGCTACAGATACTGATTCTGGTCAAGTAATGAGAAACGTATTTGAAGGTTTGTATAATCTTGGTGAAGGTAACAAACCTGTCCCTGGCGTTGCAAAATCTCATGAAGTAAGTGGCGATAAAACGAAATACACATTCCACCTGCGAGATTCAAAATGGTCAAACGGCACTCCTGTTACAGCGAAAGATTTTGTGTTCGCTTGGCAGAGAGCCGTAGATCCAGCAACAGCCTCTGAATACGCATTTCTATTCTTTGATATTAAAAATGCAACAAAAATTAACAATAAAGAACTTCCAGCCGACCAACTTGGTGTAAAAGCAGTTGATGACCATACGTTTGAGGTAGAATTGGAACGTCCTGTTCCGTATTTTATTAGCTTAACAGCGTTCCCAACATTTCTACCAATTAACGAGGAATTCTTTAAAGCACAAGGTGATAAGTACGCTTTAGAAGATAATACAATCTTGTACAATGGAGCTTTTACACTAAGCGATTGGAAGCACGAACAAAGCTTTAAATTTAAGAAGAACCCTACCTATTGGGATAAAGATACTGTCAAACTAGAAGAAATCAATTTTAACGTCGTAAAAGAAAAATCAACAGAAGTAAATTTATTCGAGTCAAAACAATTAGACCGTATAAAACTAACATCTGACTTCGTTGATAAATATAAAAAAGATGCCAACTTTAAAGAACGTCCAAACGTAGGCGTACAATTTTTACGTATGAATCAACAAAACAAAGTACTTCAAAACGTTTCTGCACGCCAAGCAATTGATCAAACAATTGATAGAAAATCCTTTGTAAATACGTTATTAAATGATGGCTCTACACCAACATTTGGTCTCGTTCCAAAAAACTTTGCAAAAGGACCTGAAGGAAAAGACTTCCGTACTGCAAACGGCGATTTAACAAAAGTTGATACAAAATCCGCACAAAAGTTATGGGAAAAAGCTAAACAAGAGCTTGGTTCTGAAAAGATAACATTAGAATTATTAACGAGTGATGCTGACCTTGATAAGAAAACTGGTGAATTCTTAAAAGGACAACTAGAAAAGAATTTAGATGGCTTAACAGTAAATATAAAACCGCAACCGCGTAAGCAACAAGTTTCGCTTTTATTAAAAGGTGACTACGAAATCGGAATTGATGGCTGGAGCCCTGACTTTGCGGATCCAATTACATTCCTTGAGCTATTTACAACGAATAACCCTTATAACTTAGATCATTACTCTAGTAAGGAATTCGATGAAACAATAGCAAAAGTGAAAACAACTTTAGCTGGTGATGAAAAAGCTCGCTGGGAAGCATTACTAGAATCCGAGAAAATATTATTTAAAGACACTGTTATCGCTCCTCTTTACCAAAAAGGCGAATCTTATTTAGAACGTTCTTATGTGAAAGGAATTGTACAAGTAGACTTTGCAGGTCAATTAAACTTCAAGTGGGCAAAAATTGAAAAATAA
- a CDS encoding aldo/keto reductase has translation MILTSLKDYTTLHNGVKMPWFGLGVFKVEDGSEVIDSVKAAIKNGYRSIDTAAIYQNEEGVGQAIRESGVSREELFITSKVWNSDQGYETTLQAFETTLEKLGLEYLDLYLVHWPVKGKYTESWKALEKLYKDGRVRAIGVSNFHIHHLQDVFEIAEIKPMVNQVEYHPRLAQEELHAFCKEHNIQLEAWSPLMQGQLLDNPTLQEIATKYNKSTAQIILRWDLQNEVVTIPKSIKEHRIIENANIFDFELSADDMKAIQALNEDRRVGPDPDNFNF, from the coding sequence ATGATTTTAACAAGTTTAAAAGACTATACAACATTACATAACGGTGTAAAAATGCCTTGGTTTGGTTTAGGTGTTTTTAAAGTAGAAGATGGTTCAGAAGTAATTGATTCTGTAAAAGCAGCAATTAAAAATGGCTACCGCAGCATCGATACTGCAGCAATCTATCAAAATGAAGAGGGCGTTGGACAAGCGATTCGTGAATCAGGTGTTTCACGTGAAGAATTATTTATTACCTCAAAAGTATGGAATAGCGATCAAGGATATGAAACAACACTTCAAGCATTTGAAACTACATTAGAGAAATTAGGTCTAGAATATTTAGACTTATATTTAGTACATTGGCCTGTAAAAGGGAAATATACCGAATCATGGAAAGCATTAGAAAAACTTTATAAAGATGGCCGTGTTCGCGCTATCGGTGTGAGTAATTTCCACATTCACCACTTACAAGACGTATTTGAAATTGCTGAAATTAAGCCAATGGTCAACCAAGTGGAATACCACCCACGTTTAGCACAAGAAGAGTTACATGCATTCTGTAAAGAACATAACATCCAGCTTGAAGCTTGGTCACCATTAATGCAAGGACAACTACTAGATAATCCAACGTTACAAGAAATTGCGACAAAATATAATAAATCAACTGCGCAAATTATTTTACGCTGGGATTTACAAAACGAAGTTGTAACAATCCCTAAATCAATTAAAGAACATCGCATTATTGAAAATGCAAACATCTTCGACTTTGAATTAAGTGCTGATGATATGAAAGCAATTCAAGCTTTAAATGAAGATCGTCGCGTTGGTCCAGATCCAGATAACTTTAACTTCTAA
- the proC gene encoding pyrroline-5-carboxylate reductase: MPNKHRILFIGAGRMAEAIFSGLLKTSKEYIEEIIISNRSNVEKLEQLQRRYNVSITTDWKQHITSVDTVVLAMPPSAHEELLAELSPLISNQLVVTVAAGIGPSYLEARLPKGTPVAWIMPNTAAEIGKSISLYTMGQSVNEMHQETLQLLLRGIGTSQLCTEEEVHQLTAVTGSAPAFLYYFAESLIEATKSYGVDEETAKHLVIQMISGSASMLEQTQDPANLREQVTTPGGSTAEGLKTLYEYNFSEAIQKAVEATNKKARGK, from the coding sequence ATGCCTAACAAACATCGAATTTTATTTATTGGTGCTGGTCGTATGGCAGAAGCTATATTTTCCGGATTACTTAAAACAAGCAAAGAGTACATCGAAGAAATTATCATCTCTAACCGAAGCAACGTAGAAAAGTTAGAACAATTACAAAGGCGATATAATGTGTCTATTACAACGGATTGGAAGCAGCATATTACATCTGTCGATACGGTTGTTTTAGCAATGCCACCTTCTGCTCATGAAGAGTTATTAGCTGAGCTATCTCCGTTAATATCAAATCAACTTGTCGTAACAGTAGCAGCTGGCATTGGACCATCTTATTTAGAAGCTAGACTCCCAAAAGGCACGCCTGTTGCTTGGATTATGCCTAATACAGCTGCTGAAATTGGAAAGTCTATCTCCTTATATACAATGGGACAATCAGTAAACGAGATGCATCAAGAAACCCTGCAACTGCTTTTAAGAGGTATTGGTACTTCGCAACTTTGTACTGAGGAAGAAGTCCATCAGCTTACTGCAGTTACTGGAAGTGCACCAGCCTTCCTTTATTACTTTGCTGAAAGCTTAATTGAAGCAACAAAAAGTTATGGAGTCGATGAAGAAACCGCAAAACATCTTGTCATTCAAATGATTTCTGGCTCTGCTTCTATGCTCGAACAAACGCAAGATCCAGCTAACCTCCGCGAACAAGTAACAACGCCAGGTGGTTCCACAGCTGAGGGTCTCAAAACTTTATACGAATATAATTTTTCAGAGGCAATTCAAAAAGCAGTAGAAGCAACAAACAAAAAAGCTAGGGGGAAATAA
- the pnuC gene encoding nicotinamide riboside transporter PnuC, with the protein MVRSPLFLLVSSIICVLVGLYIQSSYIEIFASIMGIINVWLLAREKVSNFLFGMITVAVFLYIFITQGLYAMAVLAAFQFIFNVYGWYYWIARSGEGEVKATVRLDLKGWTFYISFILVAWIGWGYYQVRYLESTSPYLDALNAVLGLVAQFMLSRKILENWHLWILYNVVSVVIYISTGLYVMLILAVINLFICVAGLLEWKSNYKGQEHTNNYI; encoded by the coding sequence ATGGTTAGAAGTCCACTTTTTTTACTTGTTTCTAGTATTATTTGTGTATTAGTTGGATTGTATATTCAATCGAGTTATATTGAAATTTTCGCATCAATTATGGGGATCATTAATGTTTGGTTATTAGCGAGAGAAAAAGTATCCAACTTTTTATTTGGCATGATTACTGTTGCGGTATTTCTATACATTTTTATTACACAAGGTTTATATGCAATGGCAGTATTAGCTGCTTTTCAATTTATCTTTAATGTATATGGTTGGTATTATTGGATTGCACGAAGTGGGGAGGGAGAGGTAAAAGCAACAGTTCGTTTAGATTTGAAAGGGTGGACTTTTTATATAAGTTTTATTTTAGTTGCTTGGATTGGTTGGGGTTATTATCAAGTCCGTTATTTAGAGTCAACAAGTCCATATTTAGACGCTTTAAATGCTGTATTGGGACTAGTGGCTCAATTTATGTTAAGTCGAAAAATATTAGAAAACTGGCATTTATGGATTTTATATAATGTAGTTAGCGTTGTAATTTATATTTCTACTGGTTTATACGTCATGCTAATATTAGCTGTTATTAATCTCTTTATATGTGTAGCTGGTTTGCTAGAGTGGAAGAGTAATTATAAGGGGCAAGAACATACAAATAATTATATCTAG
- a CDS encoding GRP family sugar transporter, with amino-acid sequence MDILLALLPAIAWGNILLVSVKMGGGAYSQTVGMTIGALFFATIMYVFTQPALTMTVLIVGFISGLFWALGQVNQLKTVEKLGVSTTVTISTGMQLVATSIFGVIAFREWTTTTTIILGTIAILLIVVGVVFTSLDDKENAQPPGQLKKGLLTLIVSTFGYLVYVIIIRWYNIDGWSAILPQAVGMFVGAVVLTSKHKPFNKYAIRNALSGLLWGTGNLFLLLSLPRVGVATSFPLSQTGIVISTFGAIVFLGEKKTKRQLIFIALGSVLIIGGAVLLGMTKA; translated from the coding sequence ATGGACATTTTATTAGCGCTTCTTCCTGCAATTGCATGGGGAAACATCTTATTAGTAAGCGTAAAAATGGGCGGTGGTGCATATAGCCAAACGGTAGGTATGACAATCGGTGCTCTATTCTTCGCAACAATCATGTATGTATTTACTCAACCAGCTTTAACAATGACAGTCTTAATTGTTGGTTTTATTTCAGGTTTATTCTGGGCTTTAGGACAAGTAAACCAATTAAAAACAGTTGAAAAACTAGGTGTTTCAACTACTGTAACGATTTCTACTGGCATGCAACTTGTTGCAACTTCTATCTTTGGGGTTATCGCTTTCCGTGAGTGGACTACTACTACAACGATCATTCTGGGAACGATTGCAATCCTATTAATCGTAGTTGGTGTTGTATTCACATCATTAGATGATAAAGAAAATGCTCAGCCACCAGGACAATTGAAAAAAGGTCTTCTTACTTTAATTGTTTCTACTTTCGGCTATCTTGTATATGTAATTATTATTCGTTGGTATAATATCGACGGTTGGTCTGCTATTTTACCACAAGCAGTTGGTATGTTTGTTGGTGCGGTTGTACTGACGTCTAAACATAAACCATTTAACAAATATGCAATCCGTAATGCTTTATCTGGTTTACTATGGGGAACTGGAAACTTATTCTTACTTCTTTCATTACCACGTGTTGGAGTAGCAACAAGCTTCCCATTATCTCAAACTGGAATCGTTATCTCAACATTCGGCGCAATTGTCTTCTTAGGTGAAAAGAAAACAAAACGTCAATTGATCTTTATTGCACTAGGTAGTGTTTTAATTATCGGCGGCGCTGTATTACTTGGTATGACAAAAGCATAA
- the modB gene encoding molybdate ABC transporter permease subunit, with protein MSIDAIISPVFLSLRVAACATILVTILGTIVGRVLARSSWRYKVLLETIFLLPMVLPPTVIGFFLIIMFGNNSPIGKWIESLFQQSIMFTSTAAIIASTVVAFPLMYQSAKTGFSIANVQIEESARDLGASEYQVFLHVTLPLAFPALLSGMILSFVRALGEFGATLMFAGNIPGKTQTIPTAIYMAIDASNMQLAWTLVIITISMSLAFLLCIQLINKRISNS; from the coding sequence ATGAGCATTGATGCTATTATATCGCCTGTCTTTCTATCTTTAAGAGTAGCTGCTTGCGCCACTATTCTCGTTACAATTTTAGGGACGATTGTCGGGCGAGTATTAGCTCGCTCCTCATGGCGATATAAAGTACTATTAGAAACCATTTTTTTATTACCAATGGTACTTCCACCAACTGTTATCGGCTTCTTTCTCATTATCATGTTTGGAAACAACAGCCCGATCGGAAAGTGGATCGAATCATTATTTCAGCAGTCTATTATGTTCACATCTACTGCTGCGATTATCGCTTCTACAGTTGTTGCATTTCCGCTTATGTACCAATCAGCAAAAACGGGATTTTCTATCGCAAATGTACAAATTGAAGAAAGTGCTCGTGACCTTGGCGCAAGTGAATATCAAGTTTTTCTGCACGTTACACTTCCGCTCGCATTTCCTGCCTTACTAAGCGGGATGATTTTGAGCTTTGTCCGCGCGCTCGGTGAGTTTGGTGCTACACTCATGTTTGCCGGGAATATTCCTGGTAAAACACAGACAATCCCAACTGCAATTTACATGGCCATTGACGCAAGTAATATGCAACTCGCCTGGACACTTGTGATTATCACTATTAGTATGTCACTCGCATTTCTCCTATGCATTCAGCTTATTAATAAAAGAATTAGTAATTCTTAA